One segment of Fibrobacter sp. UWR3 DNA contains the following:
- the rpsJ gene encoding 30S ribosomal protein S10: protein MAGERIRIRLKSFDHRMIDRSAQDIVNTAKQTGARIAGPIPLPTKVQKYTVLRSPHINKTSREQFESRTHKRLIDILDATSQTVDSLMKLDLPAGVEVEIKV, encoded by the coding sequence ATGGCTGGTGAACGCATCCGTATTCGCTTGAAGAGCTTCGACCATCGTATGATCGACCGCTCTGCCCAAGACATCGTGAATACAGCTAAGCAAACGGGTGCCCGCATTGCGGGACCCATCCCCCTCCCGACGAAAGTCCAGAAGTATACGGTGCTCCGCTCTCCGCATATCAACAAGACTTCTCGTGAACAGTTTGAATCCCGTACGCACAAGCGTCTTATCGACATCCTCGATGCTACGTCGCAGACTGTTGATTCCCTCATGAAACTTGACTTGCCGGCTGGTGTCGAAGTCGAAATTAAGGTCTAA
- the rplC gene encoding 50S ribosomal protein L3, with protein MNGILAKKLGMTQVFTEQGECVPVTVLEAGPCVVVSHKTEEKDGYKAVQIGFGLKKEQRANKAEIGHFKKADVAVREHLAEFDVADLESWPVGKEFGAADFADAKMVNVSGISKGHGFSGTIKRHGFHSGPRSHGTHNMREPGGTSAHSYPGRVFPGKRMAGQYGNKKVTVKHLQVVKVDGDRNLIFVRGAVPGAKNSIIVVRKD; from the coding sequence ATGAACGGTATTCTCGCAAAGAAGTTGGGAATGACCCAAGTGTTCACGGAACAGGGCGAATGCGTCCCTGTCACGGTTCTCGAAGCCGGTCCGTGCGTGGTCGTTTCCCACAAGACAGAAGAAAAGGATGGCTACAAGGCTGTCCAGATCGGCTTTGGTCTCAAGAAAGAACAGCGTGCCAACAAGGCTGAAATCGGCCACTTCAAGAAGGCTGACGTCGCTGTTCGTGAACACCTCGCCGAGTTTGACGTTGCTGATCTCGAATCCTGGCCGGTTGGCAAGGAATTCGGTGCAGCTGACTTTGCCGATGCGAAGATGGTGAACGTTTCCGGTATCTCCAAGGGTCACGGATTCTCTGGTACCATCAAGCGCCACGGCTTCCACAGCGGTCCCCGCTCTCACGGTACGCACAACATGCGCGAACCGGGCGGTACGTCTGCTCACTCCTACCCGGGCCGTGTTTTCCCGGGCAAGCGCATGGCAGGCCAGTACGGCAACAAGAAAGTGACCGTGAAGCACCTCCAGGTCGTCAAAGTTGATGGCGATCGCAACCTGATCTTCGTCCGCGGCGCAGTCCCCGGTGCAAAGAACAGCATCATCGTGGTGAGGAAAGACTAA
- the rplD gene encoding 50S ribosomal protein L4, with product MASAKLFAATGDFKNDIELPKLFDEEVNKVCMYLHIKAILNNNRQGTAQAKNKSSVSGGGQKPWKQKGTGRARSGQNTSAVWVRGAKAHGPKSHDYFEKVNKKVKKIAFHSALASKAQEGKVVVFEALSFDAPKTKDLLAVLKKANLEQRNALFIVSAKDANLYLSSNNIPWCRCARVEDVNTYDIVRANNVVISQAALAELEGGR from the coding sequence ATGGCTAGTGCAAAGCTTTTCGCCGCAACAGGCGATTTCAAGAACGATATCGAACTCCCGAAGCTGTTTGATGAAGAAGTCAACAAGGTCTGCATGTACCTCCACATCAAGGCTATCCTGAACAACAACCGTCAGGGTACTGCCCAGGCTAAGAACAAGTCCTCCGTTAGCGGTGGCGGTCAGAAGCCGTGGAAGCAGAAGGGCACCGGCCGCGCTCGTTCCGGCCAGAACACCTCCGCTGTGTGGGTTCGTGGTGCTAAGGCCCATGGTCCGAAGTCCCATGACTACTTCGAGAAGGTGAACAAGAAGGTGAAGAAGATCGCCTTCCACTCCGCTCTCGCCTCCAAGGCCCAGGAAGGCAAGGTCGTCGTGTTCGAAGCCCTCAGCTTCGACGCCCCGAAGACCAAGGACCTCCTCGCCGTCCTCAAGAAGGCTAACCTCGAACAGCGCAACGCCCTGTTCATCGTGAGCGCGAAGGATGCGAACCTTTACCTCTCCTCCAACAACATTCCTTGGTGCCGTTGCGCCCGCGTCGAAGATGTCAATACTTACGACATCGTCCGCGCCAACAACGTCGTCATCTCCCAGGCTGCTCTCGCAGAACT